A stretch of Myxococcus hansupus DNA encodes these proteins:
- a CDS encoding adenylyltransferase/cytidyltransferase family protein: MNTLEKIQPLAQVAEERERWRAEGRTVALANGVFDLLHVGHVRYLEGARALADVLVVAVNSDASTRAYKGPGRPYIPEGERAELVAALACTDRVIVFDESNVRVIIRALKPDVHVKGTDYTPDSIPEADEVRAYGGRTAVSGDPKDHSTTDLARRLGREGTG, from the coding sequence ATGAACACCCTGGAGAAGATTCAACCGCTCGCCCAGGTGGCGGAAGAGCGCGAGCGTTGGCGCGCCGAGGGCCGAACGGTGGCCCTGGCCAACGGCGTGTTCGACCTGCTGCACGTGGGCCATGTCCGTTACCTGGAAGGGGCGCGGGCCTTGGCGGATGTCCTCGTGGTGGCGGTGAACTCGGACGCGTCCACCAGGGCCTACAAGGGCCCGGGGCGTCCGTACATCCCGGAGGGGGAGCGGGCGGAGCTGGTCGCGGCGCTTGCCTGCACCGACCGGGTCATCGTGTTCGACGAGTCCAACGTGCGCGTCATCATCCGGGCGTTGAAGCCGGATGTTCACGTGAAGGGCACGGACTACACGCCCGACAGCATCCCCGAGGCAGACGAAGTCCGGGCCTATGGTGGGCGGACGGCGGTCTCAGGTGACCCGAAGGACCACAGCACCACGGACCTCGCCCGGCGTCTGGGGCGTGAGGGCACGGGGTAG
- a CDS encoding YicC/YloC family endoribonuclease gives MLKSMTGFGAGRARVGDEEVSVELRSLNHKFCEVKARLPREMASLEPGVTKQVKDRLARGSVELLVKRQAPTASGTVPTVDLGLAREYVRAFRELASELGLSTDIAWSQVANQPGVVRLEEKGVDLESASQALQAALEQALTALEKMRGVEGEAIYADLDARMKLLEGWSQDVAKLAPKAVQEYQQRLTDRIAELASGVAVDPQRLAQEVALFAERTDIAEEVTRLASHLEQFRVLMASTEPTGRRMDFLVQEMHREVNTTGSKSQHAEISVRVVSMKAEVERIREQVQNIE, from the coding sequence ATGTTGAAGAGCATGACCGGGTTTGGCGCGGGCCGCGCGCGGGTGGGGGACGAGGAAGTCTCCGTCGAGCTGCGCTCCCTCAACCACAAGTTCTGTGAGGTGAAGGCACGCCTCCCCCGAGAGATGGCGTCGTTGGAGCCGGGGGTGACCAAGCAGGTGAAGGACCGGCTCGCCCGGGGCTCCGTGGAGCTCCTGGTGAAGCGGCAGGCGCCCACCGCCTCGGGGACGGTCCCCACGGTGGACCTGGGACTGGCGCGCGAGTACGTGCGGGCGTTCCGCGAGCTGGCCAGCGAACTGGGCCTCTCGACCGACATCGCCTGGTCCCAGGTGGCGAACCAGCCGGGCGTCGTCCGTCTGGAGGAGAAGGGCGTCGACCTGGAGTCCGCGTCCCAGGCGCTGCAGGCCGCGCTGGAGCAGGCCCTCACGGCGCTGGAGAAGATGCGCGGCGTCGAAGGCGAGGCCATCTACGCGGACCTCGATGCGCGCATGAAGCTCCTGGAGGGGTGGAGCCAGGACGTGGCGAAGCTCGCGCCCAAGGCCGTGCAGGAGTACCAGCAGCGCCTGACGGACCGGATCGCCGAACTGGCCAGTGGCGTCGCGGTGGATCCGCAGCGGCTGGCCCAGGAAGTGGCGCTCTTCGCCGAGCGCACGGACATCGCCGAAGAGGTGACGCGCCTGGCGAGCCACCTGGAGCAGTTCCGGGTCCTCATGGCCAGCACGGAGCCCACGGGCCGCCGAATGGATTTCCTCGTGCAGGAGATGCACCGCGAGGTGAACACGACCGGTTCCAAGAGCCAGCACGCGGAAATCTCCGTGCGCGTGGTCTCGATGAAGGCCGAGGTCGAGCGCATCCGCGAACAGGTGCAGAACATCGAATGA
- the gmk gene encoding guanylate kinase yields the protein MNANIVLPPGLLLVLSAPSGAGKTTLAHRLIKETPESVFSISVTTRRPRGKERDGVDYNFVDVATFQSKIERGEFVEWADVHGHFYGSPQSVVDEARSRKSVAIFDIDVQGGQAIKRKHSDAVTIFVLPPSMDELERRLRARQTDSDETIRRRMLAARSEMERGIASYDYVVVNDDLERAYSELRSVVVAERCRRGRVDVSKLGLGV from the coding sequence ATGAACGCGAATATCGTGCTCCCACCGGGTTTGTTGCTCGTCCTCTCCGCGCCCTCTGGGGCGGGGAAGACCACCCTCGCGCACCGGCTCATCAAGGAGACGCCGGAATCCGTCTTCTCCATCAGCGTCACCACCCGGCGACCCCGGGGGAAGGAGCGCGATGGGGTGGACTACAACTTCGTCGATGTCGCGACCTTCCAGTCGAAGATCGAGCGCGGCGAGTTCGTCGAGTGGGCGGACGTCCATGGCCACTTCTACGGAAGCCCCCAGTCGGTAGTGGATGAGGCCCGCTCCCGGAAGAGCGTGGCCATCTTCGACATCGACGTTCAGGGCGGGCAGGCCATCAAGCGCAAGCACTCGGATGCGGTGACCATCTTCGTGCTGCCTCCCTCCATGGATGAGCTCGAGCGGCGCCTTCGGGCTCGGCAGACGGACTCGGATGAGACGATCCGGCGCCGCATGCTGGCCGCCCGTTCCGAAATGGAGCGAGGGATCGCTTCCTACGACTACGTGGTCGTCAATGACGACCTGGAGCGCGCCTACAGCGAGCTTCGCTCGGTCGTGGTGGCGGAGCGGTGCCGGCGGGGCCGGGTCGACGTGTCGAAGCTGGGCCTCGGCGTCTGA
- a CDS encoding glycosyltransferase family 9 protein: MSWHKRLELWAKLALALVASALLWRPGRRRAAGTRLPVPRKVLLVRPDNRVGEALLTTPLMRTLKAHLHPAPEVHVLVHAKVARVLTGHPDADVVIPFDRRRIWMGPLAPGIAALRRAQYDVVVDCANWESPSVTSALVSRLAGPKAVVIGPDLWPVSRLHSLPVPSLTETRNEAIQRTHLLTPLTQGAVARGLSFREPAVGPAIRAYLDANAGKRLAVINPGGRLGPRRIPPMAFAAAARALVEQGRTPIVTWGPGEEALARSVVDAAPGSEFAPATNLDELAALMRAAGLTVCNNTGPMHLSVAAGAPTLAFFLRMDMERWGHAYAPHRMVDLTSLVDGAGGQALEERAADEARAFALNLA, translated from the coding sequence ATGTCCTGGCACAAGCGGCTCGAGTTGTGGGCGAAGCTGGCACTGGCGCTCGTGGCGTCCGCCCTCCTGTGGCGCCCGGGTCGTCGACGTGCCGCGGGCACCCGTCTCCCTGTTCCTCGCAAGGTCTTGCTGGTTCGGCCCGACAACCGGGTGGGCGAGGCACTCCTCACCACCCCGCTCATGCGGACCCTCAAGGCGCACCTGCATCCCGCGCCCGAGGTGCATGTCCTCGTACATGCCAAGGTCGCTCGCGTCCTGACCGGGCATCCCGATGCGGACGTCGTCATTCCCTTTGACCGACGCCGAATCTGGATGGGGCCGCTGGCACCCGGTATCGCCGCGCTGCGGCGCGCCCAGTACGACGTGGTGGTCGACTGCGCCAACTGGGAGTCCCCTTCCGTCACGAGCGCGCTCGTGTCCCGGCTCGCCGGGCCGAAGGCCGTGGTCATCGGGCCGGACCTCTGGCCTGTATCGCGCCTGCATTCCCTACCCGTCCCCTCGCTGACGGAGACCCGGAACGAGGCCATCCAGCGGACGCACCTGCTGACCCCGCTCACGCAGGGGGCCGTGGCGAGGGGACTGTCGTTCCGGGAGCCCGCGGTGGGCCCGGCCATCCGCGCGTATCTGGATGCGAATGCCGGCAAGCGCCTCGCCGTCATCAATCCCGGTGGACGCCTGGGGCCGCGGCGCATTCCGCCCATGGCCTTCGCGGCCGCCGCACGTGCACTCGTGGAACAAGGCCGCACTCCGATTGTCACCTGGGGCCCCGGTGAAGAGGCCCTCGCGCGCAGCGTGGTGGACGCAGCCCCTGGCTCGGAGTTCGCCCCCGCGACCAACCTTGATGAACTGGCGGCGCTGATGCGCGCGGCCGGCCTCACGGTCTGCAACAACACCGGCCCCATGCACCTCTCCGTCGCCGCGGGAGCGCCGACGCTGGCCTTCTTCCTCCGGATGGACATGGAGCGCTGGGGCCACGCCTACGCCCCCCACCGGATGGTGGACCTCACCTCGCTGGTGGATGGAGCGGGGGGCCAGGCCCTCGAGGAACGCGCCGCGGACGAGGCCCGTGCGTTCGCATTGAACCTGGCGTGA
- a CDS encoding Trm112 family protein, which yields MLDVLGCPHCKGALDEMGAQVACPRCGLSWPVEDGIPRLTPERAVAVTPLTGA from the coding sequence GTGTTGGACGTCCTGGGGTGTCCTCACTGCAAGGGGGCGCTCGATGAGATGGGAGCGCAAGTCGCCTGTCCACGCTGTGGGCTGAGCTGGCCCGTGGAGGACGGCATCCCCAGACTGACGCCGGAGCGTGCGGTGGCCGTGACGCCGTTGACCGGAGCGTGA